From the genome of Prunus persica cultivar Lovell chromosome G8, Prunus_persica_NCBIv2, whole genome shotgun sequence:
GCGATAGTCAACGATTcatgtgaaatccaatccaagGAATGATCATGTAAAGGAAACCcactgttttatttatttattagaatTATAAGTTTTATAAGTAATGGAATGATGCAGTTGAAGTTGAATCACATATAAAAAGACGTGGATCGATATTGTTATCCGCCCAACAAGTTACTAAAGATGAGATGAAGATCGCTAAACTTGATCCTTCCTcgcaaagaaaaacataatctcttcttcttcgtcttcctTCATCTtataaaaaggaacaaaactTGAGTGATACAACATTAATAATGGTatcgttttgtttttgtttttgtttgttggggTCATCCACAAGAACATCAACGTTGACGTGTACAAGACTGAACTCTTTCGTGTTTCATGCCTTTAATTAATAAGTCACAACTCACAATCTTGTCGGCCGGTTGTTCCCCGGCCTTCATTAATCAAATGGCAATTGCCAGACTTATTGATTCGATATGAGCTACAAGATACGATGAGCCACATGCACTTTTTACTTGGAAAGATGCTTATTTATTTGCTTCATTcatcaacaaaataataataataattattaataatcTATCACCACCGCCACCAGGCTCCAGCAACGAATTCATTAGGATGACACGTTCTATCACCTTATTGCCAATCTACCCCCCATTACAGCAAGAGAATAGATTACTAAAATCTTAACTTACAACGGAAAACACAGcatttttatctttcattttttctgcGTGCGTGCGTGCGTGCGTGCGTGTGTGATGTGATTATTATCTTCGGGATTTACCGTCGGCTAACGATTTCTGAGCCAAACTTGGCTGCGTCGCGGCCTTGCGCCAGCATCAGGGACTTGTAGATCTCGACAATCATCTTCTCATCATACTCCTTAAGTGGGCCCTTCCCGAAGGAACCGGTGCCGTAGTCGCACATGGGCCCACCGTAGCCGGTACTAAACATCCCCGAGTTAGCGAATCCCAGCATCAGTTTGACATAGGCGTCCCGGAGCCAAACCAACAACTTCTTGGGCGAAGGCATTCTTCTGATGCTGAGGAAGCTCAGCTTCAGCTTCCGacccattttgattttgattcggATCCGCCGAGCACGCCTTTTGCTGCCCGAACGCAGCTCCGTCAGTCGACCCGACCCACTTAGCTTCTCGTAGCCTCTCCTCCGCCAGTAGCCTCTCAACCCTTTGTACATGCTTGTAGAGACACCTTCCATTGTTCTTGCCGCGCGCTGCTTCTATCTTTCcactttaattttgtaatttctctctctctctctctctatctaaaATTAGTTTAAAGTGTAGATATGAgatgagggagagagagcaaagTGAGAGGTGGGTGACGctattatataataataatcaaaatcaTTTATAATCCATCACTCAATCTCAATTCTCAATTCTCAATTCTCAATGTATATGATAATGTGAAAATATGAACATGACGgtaaacataataataataataatattataataagaGAGGTGGTGACCTAGTGGTCATAAATGAGAGGGGCTACCTACATTTCTCAAGCGTGTCCTAGTCCATATTGAATGTGGGTGGGTGGGCACGGCTCGTGCTACATGCATATGATGCTTCCACGTCGTTGGATCATTTTTCAACCTTGTTATTATTACTTACTGCCGTTGGATCATTTTTCAACcctgttattattattactaagATTGCACAGCGCTTAGGGGTGGGCGcagttaaaattgaaaaaatagacTATACGACATGAATGAGGTCGTTTCGTCATGAACGTGAACATGCATATGggcagaagaagaaagagactATACGATAGATTTTGGTTTCGGCATTCACAAGTAATTCATGCCTTGAGTTGAGACTCAAAATACGACaggttttggatttttaataCGTGCATTTCTTTCCTCGTCTTCTTTTACTAATCAAGTTCACAAAATcgaaacctctctctctctctcttttttttttttttttttttgaggtcctttcctattgaaagtggcgatagcatattaaactcacatacacaacacggatgctaggactcgaacccaagaccttgcctgagggaataaatactccaaaccactacactagtaggtcctttgctctctctctcttttatatataaaaaaaagactaatcTACGAGGAATCTAATTACTTCCTCATTCATAcgaggaaaaaaattaataataaaaataaaataaaaacaataacgTCCTCATTCATACTTACTTTGTAGGTATTTCATTCATTGAATAAGCAATCTCTTTCAATTCCAACAGATTTGTCACGCATTAATTAATTCGTGCAATGCAAAGTCACACAGCCTGCTGTAACTTTTCCACCTCATAAACATAATTAATAGAGTTGGCCGCTACATGGGCCCCCAACCCACCTATCAGCATAGCATATTAGCATGCATGCCTTACCTTACATTATTCAATCACAAAATTAACTTGTTAAGGTAAATAAATTAGGTGAATTAGGTAAATGGAGCTGTTTGTTGGGAATAAGTTAACCGCGTCAATGAGTGAACCTCCAAATCCAAACCAAATCATTTTTGTTAtcagtaaaaaaattaacccCCCAAAAAGCTATCTTAGCATATTCTCACaagaaaaatttcaacaaaccTGGAATAGCAGATATCAAGACATAGGAGGTTGGAGCCCAacgtaataaataattttcctAAATTGGGCTGGGCCCAGACGGATGTTCCTTTCCTTAGGGTTAGGGTTGTATCTACGTCTCTGACTCTGAGTCACTATTTTGGGTGACCACACAGAACCTACCTAAGTGCCAAACCGATGTGCTGTAATGTAACCGCATGCGGTAGTGGGACCAAAGCAGCCGATCGAATATGCATATACATAATACAATTAGGACATCAATTCCTTAATAATCTATGGTATAGGATGTATAAATAGATCAATTTATATTCATATTAACAAtggaaaatagaaaacaatatGTAATTGCGAAAATTTGAACTCACACTTTGATTAATTACCAGGTTACAGTCTTACAACAACTCAAAAGTTAAATACTGATTTATTCATATAATAACGCGATGAAAGGCATCATGAAATGAAAAGTTACATCAGAAAGGAATgaattatataatatgtttAAAGAGGGGGAAACACATTAATATTACACACTACAGCTAATCGCGCTTCCGTGAAGAAGGCCttattacaaaagaaaagaatagctTAGCTAAggggagagagatggagagagagagagagagagagcagtaTCAGTACTgaactagctagctagctacttGCCGACGGTTATTTGTTACCTACTTacctagaagaagaagaagaagcaactTGAAGTGAACAAGACAAATACGGAAGCAAGAGTGGAGCAGGAGGAGTGCATTCTCGAATGAACCGATTTAGAAGGATAAGGGCGTTGTGGAGGACTAAAAATATCTGGAGGATAAAGGGATGGGGCCATTGGGTTGCCTGGAACAGAGGGTGGCAACGGCGGCCGGTCCGGCAATATTGAGGGCACATCTGCccttggaggaggaggagaagaggaggagggggTTCCGCCGCAAACGTCACAAGGAGGAGGAAGCACTAtgggtggttgtggtggtggtgggcaTTCAGGGAGAGCTGGCGGTGGTGGTGGGCATTCAGGGAGAGCTGGCGGTGGTGGAGAAGGAGGTGGTGGAGAAGGCGGTGCAGGAGGTGGTGGGCATTCTT
Proteins encoded in this window:
- the LOC18768783 gene encoding uncharacterized protein LOC18768783 — encoded protein: MEGVSTSMYKGLRGYWRRRGYEKLSGSGRLTELRSGSKRRARRIRIKIKMGRKLKLSFLSIRRMPSPKKLLVWLRDAYVKLMLGFANSGMFSTGYGGPMCDYGTGSFGKGPLKEYDEKMIVEIYKSLMLAQGRDAAKFGSEIVSRR